The nucleotide window CTACTCCGTGATGGGTTTTAGTCCGCTACTCAACATTTTTCCCCAAAAGAAATCTTTGGTGTCTTGCTGACTCAGCTCCCGTCTTATGTGCAAAACCAAAATGGCTGTTGACGCTTACGATCCCAACTCAGACCGGTCTCGCCCGAGTCAGACCCTCCGAACTCGACCCCCTCAGACTCAGTCCCCTCCTACCGCCATCAAAACCCCGAAATTCGCCACCAGCTCCTCTTCAGATCCCTCAACTTCAAATTACGTAGCaacttcttcttattcttctgcAACAAGCACAACGCTCTCCAGCCGGACCTCTCTCCCCAGCCTCCGGAACACATTGCCGGAGAACCCTCACCTCTACGACATATCCGAGATTCGCGTCGCCACCAACAACTTCCTTGCCGAGCATCACTCCTCCTCCACCCCGTCCTGGCGCGGTACCTTGCGGGGAAGAAACTGCATGATCTTCCAACGCAAGTTCAGATGCAAAATCGAGATGCAACAGCTGAGAGAACGGTTGTCGGTGATATGCAGGAGCCACCATGTCAGCGTAATTAAGCTCCTTGGAGCTTCTGTCTCAGGAGATCACATATACCTCGTGTATGACTTCATTAATGGCGCTAATCTCGCAGACTGTTTGCGGAACGAAAGGAACCCTACTTTCACAGTCTTGTCTTCCTGGATCTCCAGAATGCAAATCGCAACGGATATAGCACACGGCCTCGATTATATCCACAATAAAACTGGATTAAACATAACGTTCGCTCATAATCACATAAAGAGCAGTAGTATTATGGTGACTGAACCGTCACTCAAAGCCAAGATCTGTAACTTCGGTGCAGCGCAATTGTGTGGAGAGATGGACGATGATGAGGGCAGAACCGCCGGTTCTTTTAGGGGTGAAATCGTGGAAATGCTTGAGGAGTCTTCTTCACCAATACGATTTAGGAGATATGATAGCACAAGAATGCAATTCGAAGGCGTGAGAGGGTACATGTCGCCGGAATTCCAAACCACGGGGATCGCAACACAGAAGTCGGACGTGTACGCGTTTGGAGTAGTGATACTGGAGCTATTATCCGGTGATGAGCCTTTCAAGTACAGATTCGACAAAGCGAAAGGTGAGTATATAAGGACTTCGTTAATCGAGACGGCGATAGATGTGATCGACGGCGGCGGAGACAGATTGAGGAAGTGGGTCGATAAGAGGCTGAAAGACTCGTTCCCGGTGGAAGTTGCCGTGAAGCTGACACGTGTAGCCCTCGACTGCGTCAAAGAGGATCCAGATAAACGGCCAGATATGGGACAGGTGGCTGGAAAGATTTCGAAGCTGTATTTACAATCGAAGACTTGGTCGGAGAAGATGAAGATTCCGACTGAGATTTCAGTGTCGTGGGCTCCCAGATGAGTTGGAATTACACTCTGGCTGATGAGTTCTGTTTTTACAATTGCTTTTCGACGGTGACAGGAGTAAGGAAAAAAGGAATATGTTTTATTTTAGTTCAGTCTCACCATAAAATTGACCATTCTCTTTGTTAATTACTCTGGTTTCCACTTTCCAGGATAGGAACAAATATGCTAAGCCCTTTATATGTAGGAGCATAACATTATTTCCCACCAGCAAATTTGTATTATtttcttgtaagttgtaacctaATAACATACCATTCAGTATAGAACACAATTGACTCACATTAAAATCACTTGTTTTTGGAAACCGAGAATTTTCAACTCAACATACCCATCGGACAATTGAGCTAGTTATAAAGTATTAAACTCGGACAACCAATCTAATCCGCTCTACATTAACCACAGTTCAGACCAAACTCAACCTCCCATTAGCCTTTGGCCAGAGCTATCCATTGATTCACTGGACTTTTTGACACCGAACTTTTAACATCAGCATCAATGGAGGTGTAGGCCCATGGCACGAGTGGTCGGTCTAATTTGACCTCCGCGTGATGGAGAAATGAGGATGAAACGTTGAATATGGTCATTTTGAAGGTGTAGGTCAATCGTTGGAGAGAAGACAAACATCTCGACTTTCCTTCAACATTCACATTGCAAAGTAAACTGCACACTTTTCTTCTACAACAGAGCATGCCATCCAGCTAAACGTTTCCCCTAAAACAAAATTTACTGTCAACCAATTTCCCAGCACAATAAACAGCATATAGCTATAGATTGACATCTTTCACAATCCAagcaaataaaacataaatttgttGGCCATATCCAGAAAAAACAAATGTAGTCACGTAGATATTAGGGAAACAACAAAacatatgccaatagacaaacgAGCATGAACCAAACTTCGATATAAGCAGTACCAGGGTAAAAACTCACATTTTGATACAAATGGTAGACTTCTGGAATACTTTGTTTTGTTCATGTGGATACTTCAAATCAGCAAAGCCACAGAGTGAATGATCAGTGCATGCATCAAAGCTTCATGACAGAGAGATTGAGAATGCTTGATGCCCATGTACCAATGATATTTTCTCCCTGATAAGGTAGTCCATACAACTGGAAGGGTTCCATCCTAGACTTAAgctatttacatatattaacAGATTCTAACAGATGCTAATCATAACACATAGAAACATTCAGACCATTTGTCACGTATGATGGATCTGATACCAGAGCGATTTCCATAAGGATGGGTCTTAACCACCATCTAACCAgtcattaaaagaaaaatgaattaaACAACCAAACAGAAACTTAAAGCAGTTGAACTTGTCAAATAGTGAGCCCTTCACACCCCTCACTAAGGTTAGGTTTACATGGAACCTCTCGAGGGTGGGGCCTCGATGGATGACCTTGCAGAGTAAACCATGGGCACTTGAGTTGCTCATGTTTACCAACTTCTACTTATCTCTAATCACAAAGTAAAAAAGAAGTAGGAGCAGGTAAAGCATAACCAATGCCAAACTCTGGCTTAGCAGGAGAGCAACATAAAGAAGAGAACAGGTTATTGTAAGACCCAAAATAAAAGCCAATAAGAATAAGTCAATTGTCTTGAGAAGGAAGAAGTAGGaagaattaaaaaacaaaacttttttttaaaaaaaaaagagagggcaAGAGAAGTTCATCAAAGATAGAACATACAGTATAACATTGAATCCCTCTCCAATTGGTTGTATTACATTCTCGATTGAAACGGGAGAAAGATACCATTTCCAAAGTTCTCTTTGCCAGTATGAAAAATCATGCAGGGTAAGCATGCAAGaactaaattataaatatgtttcTGACCTTGTGACCAAGCTTTAGAAAGCATTGGGAATTGGGGATAGATAATACATGTGATCCTCCACACCACCAAAGTTGGGATAAAAAAATAATCTGAAACCATCAGAATCCTATGCTTCTCATCGGCCATGAAGTTAAATTTACCACCTGAAATAAATAGTATTTCACATTTGAGAAAGAAGTTTCCAAATGGTCATGCATGGACATGACAGATTAAGTAACAATGGGATTAGCACTAGCAGTATATTAATATGAGTAACCGCAATGACTTTAAACTAAAGGCTAGTAAACGTGAATTAGACATATCTATCAACGCCGGTACTCGACAGTTATACAGATGGCAATATAAGAACAACAGTATGGAGCGATAAAACCAGTAGGAGTGAACCAAACATGCAGCTATTGCTCGCACTAAGAAGCATCGGCGTTAAACATATTGAAAGCATCTATTCAACTTCACATTTTGAAGCTGATAGAAACTTTCAATCCCATGTACCAGTGCAAGCTGAGACGTGCATGAATAGCAATTTAATCGCTTTTTGCAGCTAAAACCTGTGAAACTACGTTTTGGTTTCATTTATGTCTTGAAAGCTCTTTTAGGCAGTTTCGGCTTTTAAGCCTGCACATGGACATGATCTATGGGAAAGACGGACAACGCAAGGATAAAACCAGCTTCAATCCGTTGCTTTCCAAGAAAAATACAAGGATTGTGCAATAGCAAGAAACCTGGAGTTTGATGCCTACTTGCCTAGAAATTTTATATTCTCcagtttctttaattttttctacaactacttgtaattttttttaattatcaacaAAACAGATACGGCATCAGTTCTTTCAGATcctaaaaattttatttcaaaatcacAAACCATCTCATAACGATCATCCAACTCCAGATGCCTAAATTCCATAAATCATCATGGAGTTGACACTCGTGGTCATTGGTAACATTCCACAGGTACCTTCCTTTTTTTGAATCACAGGATATGATCGTTGTCCAATGGTTCTACCCATTCTCTACCAGCCAAAGATAGAGGGAACAAAAAGTGACTATTTCAAGAAGGCAGAGAGAAATAGTACACAAGTGAAAAGGGGACTTCTCAGTTTTCTCCATTTTAATCTTCGATAGAGTAACAACTAATAAAAATTGGGAATGATTTACCAGCATAGAGTTGTGGCATTAGAGTTACTGATAACAATACAAACAACTAAAGATAAGTAGAAAAGAGAGCAAATATTATTATGATGCAAATACTACCCAACAAACATTAGATAATTCAACTTACATAACAGTTACTAAGACTTGGATGGAAGGAACAAGAGTACAACAGGAAGAACAGAAAAGAGACTAAAGGATACATCAATACTGAGTAGCAATGTTCATGGAATGCAGATCTGTGGGCTGCAACAATGGTTCTTCGGGAGATAACCAATTGAGGACAGAAACACATTATCGGATGCTGATTTCATGGAACGTGAGGTTTGCTCTCATATATCTCTCTTGGTTCAAGTACATCTGGGCAATACCGGTTAGAAAGAACTTCAACTTGTTCAGCAAATGACTTGTTACCATATGCACCCAAGTGTTTGACCATTTGCCCCCATCTCTTTCGACATATATCTCCAGACCTATGCTCCAAGAGATTGTCCCAGTCTACCTCTTCCATGCAGCAAGCATCCAACTTATTAAGCTCAATCAGCAAGCGATAATCGTCCGTATCAGACCATTTACCTTCAGCAACCATAGGTGATGTTAATTGGTCATACCATTTCatgcagcaaagtggactgGCTCTGGTTAATAACTTGTCACTAATAGCCTCCCAGCTGATATTATCTCGTAGCATCCCATGCTTGGATTTCTTTTCCTGTAAAGCCTTCATATAGAGATCCACATTTactaaatcaaacaaattctgGTACTCATCTTGGGACCAATGTCCTTTCCTTGTATTGCGCAATTTTATTCTACGCCATGTATCCTTTACATGAATCCTATGCTTTCCCATTTTAACAGCTAGCTTTTTCCAGTCTGATCCATGTTTTTCATGGAAATTCCTGACATCTTCATAGTCTTTAGGAGTCCATTGACGCTTCTCGCTTCTTTGGAACAAAGTATGGGCTCGATAATATACACTTTCATGGGGCCTCCAAGGTAAGGCAGCAGCTATTTCCTTCCAGCAATGCCTTGTTTCAGGGTGAGATTTGCAGTATAAAACCATCTCCAGACCTTCTTCACCTAACCTATGAGCCTCTATATATTTTAAAACAGCGTCTTTAACCATCTCATCTTCCTGAGGCGAGAATCGCTTGCCACGCACTAGGCCATCTTCCTGATCATACTTCTCATTACTAAGACCATCAGATAATGGAAAAACCTCCGGATGATCATTAAAACTTACTCTCTTAGTTTTGTCTTTGCTTCTAGATTTTTCTGATGGAGTAATAATATCATCATCCTTTCTGGTTCTTTGCACTCCTTCACGACCTTGTTCATCTGAATGAATTTCAATTGACTGCGTcttattcttctctttctcttcatcctcttgctgcttctttttctgcttcttcttcatcttcttcttgtaGCAGTTATCGTTTGAAGCATCAACTTTAATTTTTCTGTCCACATTCTTAGTCAAACATGTATCTCCTTCATGCTGTAAAAACTCTTTCTGTTTCTGTTCATTAGGCTCCTCAGCAGAAATCTCTGGTGACAAAGCTTCCAGTGCACCATCATga belongs to Tripterygium wilfordii isolate XIE 37 chromosome 2, ASM1340144v1, whole genome shotgun sequence and includes:
- the LOC119982423 gene encoding receptor-like serine/threonine-protein kinase At2g45590, which produces MCKTKMAVDAYDPNSDRSRPSQTLRTRPPQTQSPPTAIKTPKFATSSSSDPSTSNYVATSSYSSATSTTLSSRTSLPSLRNTLPENPHLYDISEIRVATNNFLAEHHSSSTPSWRGTLRGRNCMIFQRKFRCKIEMQQLRERLSVICRSHHVSVIKLLGASVSGDHIYLVYDFINGANLADCLRNERNPTFTVLSSWISRMQIATDIAHGLDYIHNKTGLNITFAHNHIKSSSIMVTEPSLKAKICNFGAAQLCGEMDDDEGRTAGSFRGEIVEMLEESSSPIRFRRYDSTRMQFEGVRGYMSPEFQTTGIATQKSDVYAFGVVILELLSGDEPFKYRFDKAKGEYIRTSLIETAIDVIDGGGDRLRKWVDKRLKDSFPVEVAVKLTRVALDCVKEDPDKRPDMGQVAGKISKLYLQSKTWSEKMKIPTEISVSWAPR
- the LOC120015302 gene encoding transcription termination factor 1-like, with protein sequence MGKKTSQTEGDEKGEKRNEDYGLKQVDNEKNALRTDLENGFTLSDEDKKRKKKRHDVSCDDVGFSDVQDVILEGNIQNDGIEIEKNRGKKKIEEKRNEQKFVKAGQKDRRNDNEGAFNMVEEALKATDIRKAKNINVQKNDQEDLESSIELEATKETKKKHRENKNKGRIITTSSVIDDLERGRTEKIKGQRIHENEEIPKVYTGEDANMKKNKDKRKRDKDDDCNMERMTDGEEIVMNDGEERYQKREKKLKRDKDGGHIMDRNNVTDGEGKKLLVGNIMEKAESSSKERKKKQKKMKNHDGALEALSPEISAEEPNEQKQKEFLQHEGDTCLTKNVDRKIKVDASNDNCYKKKMKKKQKKKQQEDEEKEKNKTQSIEIHSDEQGREGVQRTRKDDDIITPSEKSRSKDKTKRVSFNDHPEVFPLSDGLSNEKYDQEDGLVRGKRFSPQEDEMVKDAVLKYIEAHRLGEEGLEMVLYCKSHPETRHCWKEIAAALPWRPHESVYYRAHTLFQRSEKRQWTPKDYEDVRNFHEKHGSDWKKLAVKMGKHRIHVKDTWRRIKLRNTRKGHWSQDEYQNLFDLVNVDLYMKALQEKKSKHGMLRDNISWEAISDKLLTRASPLCCMKWYDQLTSPMVAEGKWSDTDDYRLLIELNKLDACCMEEVDWDNLLEHRSGDICRKRWGQMVKHLGAYGNKSFAEQVEVLSNRYCPDVLEPREIYESKPHVP